The following are encoded in a window of Verrucomicrobiia bacterium genomic DNA:
- a CDS encoding sugar phosphate isomerase/epimerase family protein produces MIIGTMNHPGRDVLKELQWIAEMGFEFVDLTFEPPQALVSRVDIAAVRDFLRQANLQVIGHTAYYLPMCSPFESIRKACVEELKECVAAFGEVGAKWMNIHPDRQAPMHDRAFIIDRNLQSLRELSVVADQVGVGLMIENLPGSFNTVQQLSELLDPMPELGLHLDIGHSNLLTEYNTTDEILKAYGSRLKHVHMHDNKGGSADLHLPLGTGTIDTEYYVRALQAAGYDGTITLEVFTPDKHYLSYSRDVLRRLWAQTAKPRETREPRRAVTPATR; encoded by the coding sequence ATGATCATTGGAACGATGAACCATCCTGGCCGCGACGTGCTGAAGGAACTTCAGTGGATCGCGGAAATGGGTTTCGAATTCGTCGACCTCACATTTGAGCCTCCGCAGGCACTCGTATCACGCGTCGATATCGCGGCCGTCCGCGATTTCCTGCGTCAAGCGAACCTTCAGGTTATAGGTCACACGGCCTATTACCTGCCGATGTGCAGTCCGTTTGAGTCGATCCGCAAGGCGTGTGTCGAGGAACTGAAGGAATGCGTCGCTGCATTTGGTGAAGTGGGTGCGAAGTGGATGAATATTCATCCCGACCGGCAAGCACCGATGCATGACCGCGCATTCATCATCGATCGCAACCTGCAAAGTCTGCGGGAGCTGTCAGTCGTTGCGGATCAAGTGGGGGTCGGCTTGATGATTGAAAATCTTCCCGGCAGCTTTAACACCGTGCAGCAGCTTTCAGAACTGCTCGATCCCATGCCTGAACTGGGCCTGCACCTGGACATTGGCCATTCCAACCTCCTGACGGAATACAACACGACCGACGAGATTCTGAAGGCATATGGATCACGGTTGAAGCACGTCCACATGCATGACAACAAGGGCGGAAGCGCCGACCTGCACCTGCCTCTTGGAACAGGAACCATCGACACGGAATATTATGTGCGGGCGCTGCAGGCGGCCGGGTACGATGGCACGATCACCCTCGAAGTGTTCACGCCCGACAAACACTACCTGTCATACAGCCGCGACGTTCTCCGCCGCCTGTGGGCGCAAACAGCCAAGCCCCGCGAAACCCGGGAACCCCGCCGCGCTGTAACGCCTGCAACGCGTTAA